A section of the Tenrec ecaudatus isolate mTenEca1 chromosome 10, mTenEca1.hap1, whole genome shotgun sequence genome encodes:
- the SLC27A4 gene encoding long-chain fatty acid transport protein 4 has translation MLLGASLVGTLLFSKLVLKLPWTQVGFSLLLLYLGSGGWRFIRIFFKTIRRDIFGGMVLLKVKGKVRRYLRENQTVPSLFAATVRRHPDKTALIFEGTDTHWTFRQLDDYSNRVANFLQAQGLASGDVAALFMENCNTYVGLWLGMAKLGVEAALINTNLRRDALGHCLTTSRARALIFGSEMAPAIREIHANLDSSMSLFCSGSWEPSEVPTNAKHLDPLLEAAPTYLPSAPDKGFTDKLFYIYTSGTTGLPKAAIVVHSRYYRMASLVYYGFRMRPDDILYDCLPLYHSAGNIVGVGQCLLHGLTVVIRKKFSASRFWDDCLKYNCTIVQYIGELCRYLLNQPPREAESRHRVRMAVGNGLRQSIWTSFSDRFHIPQVAEFYGATECNCSLGNFDSQVGACGFNSRILSFVYPIRLVRVNEDTMELIRGPDGVCIPCQPGEPGQLVGRIIQKDPLRRFDGYLNQGANNKKIARDVFKKGDQAYLTGDVLVMDELGYLYFRDRTGDTFRWKGENVSTTEVEGTLSRLLDMADVAVYGVEVPGTEGRAGMAAVASPTGPQDLEHFAEALEKELPLYARPIFLRFLHELHKTGTYKFQKADLRKEGFDPAVVKDPLFYLDSRKGRYVPLDQEAYTRIQAGQEKL, from the exons ATGCTGCTGGGGGCATCTCTGGTGGGGACCCTCCTGTTCTCCAAGTTGGTGCTGAAACTACCCTGGACCCAAGTGGGGTTCTCTCTGCTGCTCCTTTACCTGGGGTCTGGTGGCTGGCGCTTCATCCGGATCTTTTTCAAGACCATCAGGCGTGATATCTT TGGTGGCATGGTACTCCTGAAGGTGAAGGGCAAGGTGCGGCGGTACCTGCGGGAGAATCAGACGGTGCCCAGTTTGTTCGCTGCTACAGTACGGCGCCACCCCGACAAGACGGCCCTGATCTTTGAGGGCACAGACACCCACTGGACCTTCCGTCAGCTGGACGACTACTCAAACCGTGTGGCCAACTTCCTGCAGGCCCAGGGGCTGGCCTCGGGCGATGTGGCCGCCCTGTTCATGGAGAACTGCAACACGTATGTGGGCCTGTGGCTGGGCATGGCCAAGCTGGGCGTGGAGGCAGCACTCATCAACACTAACCTCCGGAGGGATGCCCTGGGCCACTGCCTGACCACTTCCCGGGCCCGGGCCCTCATCTTTGGCAGCGAGATGGCCCCAG CCATCCGTGAGATCCACGCCAACCTGGACTCCTCGATGAGCCTcttctgctctggctcctgggagCCCAGTGAAGTCCCCACCAACGCCAAGCACCTGGACCCCCTGCTAGAGGCCGCCCCCACGTACCTGCCCAGTGCCCCTGACAAGGGCTTCACAG ATAAGCTCTTCTACATCTACACGTCGGGCACCACTGGGCTACCCAAAGCCGCCATCGTGGTGCACAGCAG GTACTACCGCATGGCTTCCCTGGTCTACTATGGATTCCGCATGCGACCAGATGACATTCTCTACGACTGCCTCCCCCTCTACCACTCAGCAG gcAACATCGTGGGAGTGGGGCAGTGCCTGCTGCATGGCCTGACGGTGGTGATCCGGAAGAAGTTCTCTGCCTCCCGGTTCTGGGACGACTGTCTCAAGTACAACTGTACC ATCGTGCAGTATATCGGCGAGCTGTGCCGCTACCTCCTCAACCAGCCCCCGAGGGAGGCAGAGAGCCGGCACCGGGTGCGCATGGCGGTGGGCAACGGGCTCCGGCAGTCCATCTGGACCAGCTTCTCCGACCGCTTCCACATTCCTCAGGTGGCCGAGTTCTACGGGGCCACCGAGTGCAACTGCAGCCTGGGCAACTTCGACAGCCAG GTGGGGGCCTGTGGCTTCAACAGCCGCATCCTGTCCTTCGTGTACCCCATCCGGCTGGTGCGTGTCAACGAGGACACCATGGAGCTGATCCGCGGGCCGGATGGCGTCTGCATTCCCTGCCAGCCAG GTGAACCAGGCCAGCTAGTGGGCCGCATCATCCAGAAGGACCCCCTGCGCCGCTTTGACGGCTACCTGAACCAGGGTGCCAACAACAAGAAGATCGCCCGGGATGTCTTCAAGAAGGGGGACCAGGCCTACCTCACTG gcgACGTGCTGGTGATGGATGAGCTGGGCTACCTGTACTTCCGAGACCGCACAGGGGACACATTCCGATGGAAAGGGGAGAACGTGTCCACCACTGAGGTGGAAGGCACGCTCAGCCGCCTGCTGGACATGGCCGACGTGGCCGTGTACGGTGTGGAGGTGCCAG GAACTGAGGGCCGAGCTGGAATGGCTGCTGTGGCCAGCCCCACCGGCCCACAAGACCTGGAGCACTTTGCGGAGGCTCTGGAAAAGGAGCTGCCCTTGTACGCCCGCCCTATCTTCCTGCGTTTCCTGCACGAGCTGCACAAGACAG GGACCTACAAGTTCCAGAAGGCAGATCTGCGGAAGGAAGGCTTTGATCCTGCCGTGGTGAAAGACCCTCTGTTCTATCTGGACAGCAGGAAGGGTCGCTACGTCCCTCTGGACCAAGAAGCCTACACCCGCATCCAAGCAGGCCAGGAGAAGCTGTGA
- the COQ4 gene encoding ubiquinone biosynthesis protein COQ4 homolog, mitochondrial produces the protein MVTLLRRSLCPVRRLRGRPRPAVDAPLRTASHAGPGLLYPDHIPTSLLQKTLLAAGSAAMALYNPYRHDMVAVLGETTGHRTLKALRDQMRRDPEGAQILQERPRIALSTLDLGKLQSLPEDTFGRQYLRFLDVNRVSPDTRAPTRFVDDEELAYVIQRYREVHDMLHTLLGMPTNILGEIVVKWFEAVQTGLPMCILGALFGPIRLSAQSLQVLVSELIPWAVQSGRRAPCLLNVYYERRWEQPLWALREELGITPPPTDLRGLD, from the exons ATGGTGACCCTGCTGCGCCGCTCCCTGTGCCCCGTCCGCCGGCTGCGGGGTCGTCCCCGGCCCGCTGTAG ACGCGCCGCTCCGCACGGCCAGCCACGCCGGCCCCGGCCTTCTCTATCCCGACCACATCCCCACCTCCCTGCTGCAGAAGACGCTGCTGGCCGCCGGCTCGGCTGCCATGGCGCTCTACAACCCCTACCGCCACG ACATGGTTGCTGTCCTAGGGGAGACCACAGGCCATCGCACCCTCAAGGCCCTCAGGGACCAGATGAGGAGGGATCCAGAGGGTGCCCAGATCCTGCA GGAGCGTCCCCGGATCGCACTGTCCACCCTGGACCTGGGCAAGCTCCAGAGCTTGCCTGAGGACACCTTCGGCCGCCAGTATCTCCGTTTCCTGGATGTGAAT AGGGTCTCTCCAGACACCCGAGCACCCACCCGCTTCGTGGACGACGAGGAGCTGGCCTACGTGATCCAGCGGTACCGGGAAGTACACGACATGCTGCATACACTCCTGGGGATGCCCACCAACATCCTGG GGGAAATCGTGGTGAAGTGGTTTGAAGCTGTGCAGACCGGCCTGCCCATGTGCATCCTGGGTGCGCTCTTTGGACCAATCCGACTCAGTGCCCA GAGCCTGCAAGTGCTGGTTTCTGAGCTGATCccgtgggcagtgcagagtggacgcCGAGCCCCGTGCCTGCTCAACGTGTACTACGAGCGGCGCTGGGAGCAGCCGCTGTGGGCCCTGCGGGAAGAGCTGGGCATCACCCCGCCTCCCACGGACCTCAGAGGCCTGGACTGA